The following coding sequences lie in one Lolium perenne isolate Kyuss_39 chromosome 2, Kyuss_2.0, whole genome shotgun sequence genomic window:
- the LOC139835911 gene encoding uncharacterized protein: MELICSPVVLETLGPAFDEYVYLPALGTRGGILLAWKSQVVTITDPEFSTYTLSARVAATRDSPAWWITNVYGPQSDADKIAFLRELRDVRAECPGPWLLCGDFNLIYSDEDKSNDNLNRRMMARFRRLLNDLALKELYLNGRRYTWSNGQTPPTLVLLDRFFCTTDWEDSHADCHLRCMASVVSYHCPLLLDCAPLPLARRRFRFEEFWMRLDGFHETVATAWSSVHDPDPFRRLTLRLQATARAPTSWSAKSVGGVKLKLAIARELILKFDAAQEDRVLSPHESWLHKQLKVAYLGFASLERTIARQRSRIAWLKDGDANTAFFHRQCSYRRQEHDQRAATWRLSAHGAG, encoded by the coding sequence ATGGAGTTGATTTGCTCGCCGGTTGTGCTTGAGACACTAGGACCTGCATTCGACGAGTATGTGTACTTGCCAGCCCTTGGCACGCGTGGTGGGATCCTGCTCGCTTGGAAGAGCCAGGTTGTGACGATCACTGACCCCGAGTTCTCCACGTACACGCTCTCCGCGAGGGTGGCCGCGACTCGCGACTCCCCTGCCTGGTGGATCACGAACGTCTACGGGCCGCAAAGCGACGCCGACAAAATTGCGTTCTTGCGCGAGCTTCGCGACGTGCGTGCGGAGTGCCCCGGACCTTGGTTGCTATGTGGTGATTTCAACCTCATATACAGCGACGAGGATAAGAGCAACGACAACCTGAACCGGCGGATGATGGCCAGATTCCGACGTCTTCTCAACGACCTTGCGCTCAAAGAGCTATACCTAAATGGGCGTAGGTACACGTGGTCGAACGGCCAAACACCGCCTACGTTGGTGCTTCTGGACCGGTTCTTCTGCACCACCGATTGGGAGGATTCCCACGCCGACTGCCACCTCCGGTGCATGGCCTCTGTGGTCTCCTACCACTGCCCGCTGTTGCTCGACTGCGCTCCGCTGCCACTCGCGCGCCGCCGGTTCCGGTTCGAGGAGTTCTGGATGCGGCTGGATGGATTCCACGAGACGGTGGCGACGGCTTGGTCATCTGTGCATGATCCTGACCCGTTCCGTCGGCTAACGCTACGGTTGCAAGCCACCGCACGTGCTCCGACGAGTTGGAGCGCCAAGTCCGTGGGTGGCGTCAAGCTCAAGCTCGCGATCGCCCGGGAGCTGATTCTCAAATTCGACGCGGCGCAGGAGGATAGGGTGTTGTCTCCGCACGAGTCCTGGCTACACAAGCAGCTCAAAGTCGCGTACCTGGGATTTGCCTCGCTGGAGCGAACTATCGCCCGGCAGCGCTCCAGAATCGCTTGGCTGAAAGACGGGGACGCGAACACAGCGTTCTTCCACCGCCAGTGCAGTTACAGACGACAAGAACATGATCAGCGCGCTGCAACATGGCGACTCTCTGCTCACGGGGCAGGCTGA
- the LOC139835912 gene encoding uncharacterized protein, protein MNKLSSPGLNGFGPSFFATFWATVSQDVLGMFSSFYDGTIDLSRINRAFLVLLPKIDATVHPSQFCPISLQNYVMKAITKVLMTWLQATIHALVDADQTGFLSGRHISENIVYVADLLRCCQSRKAPTLVFKIDFRKAFDSVNWSSLLAILKTRGFDERWCLWMERILDTGHTAILLNGVPRCWIRCRNGLRLGDPLSPYLFIIVADVLQRLIRNAWASGTIAHPLSPDTPCPVLQYADDNLILCKASTEAAACLKQVLDDFALATGLVINFHKSCFIPMHVGSGDAASMATFLGCPISSFPQPYLGLPLSPTKLPASAFAPLSSPLIVGFLAGVRIFCPLGEGGFGIKDLHRQNRCLLLNVVHKLHQSNPLPWKTWFYSHTGRDLGDFSASPSFLEKIVAECLPLCCAITRATVVDGHSTSFWMDKWLPGDMLATRFPALFSHGTRRHASVATVVSQGLGLQTRLTAAAESELLVIRRFIDGTSLRGGPDRRAIDSPLTPRFSSREAYRALSSVRPFDTTARLTWSLRIPTKVKIFAYLVDIDRLSTRVNLFYKSCAPSDICAACTSPETGRHLFFDCHVSAAIWGRLDVPIPAGSFSI, encoded by the exons ATGAACAAGCTCTCCAGTCCCGGCCTGAATGGCTTCGGTCCCTCGTTTTTCGCTACGTTCTGGGCAACGGTCTCTCAGGACGTCCTTGGCATGTTCTCATCCTTCTATGATGGCACCATCGATCTAAGCCGGATCAATCGTGCCTTCCTGGTGCTCCTCCCAAAAATTGATGCTACGGTTCACCCGTCTCAATTTTGCCCCATTTCCCTCCAGAACTATGTCATGAAAGCCATCACCAAGGTGCTTATGACTTGGCTGCAGGCCACCATCCACGCGCTTGTTGATGCCGACCAAACGGGCTTCCTCTCGGGACGCCACATCTCCGAGAACATCGTCTATGTAGCTGACCTCCTCCGCTGCTGCCAATCCAGAAAGGCCCCCACCCTCGTCTTCAAAATTGACTTTCGTAAGGCCTTCGACTCGGTAAACTGGTCCAGCCTCCTAGCAATCCTTAAGACCCGGGGATTCGACGAGCGTTGGTGTCTCTGGATGGAGCGTATTCTTGATACGGGGCACACTGCAATCCTCTTAAACGGCGTCCCGAGATGCTGGATTCGGTGTCGAAATGGCCTTCGTCTGGGCGACCCCCTATCCCCATACCTCTTCATCATCGTGGCTGATGTGCTGCAACGCCTGATTCGCAATGCTTGGGCCTCTGGAACCATTGCCCACCCCCTTTCCCCTGACACCCCGTGCCCAGTCCTCCAATACGCCGACGACAACCTTATCCTCTGCAAAGCCTCTACGGAGGCTGCTGCCTGCCTTAAGCAGGTTCTGGACGACTTCGCCTTAGCCACGGGGCTTGTTATCAACTTCCACAAGTCCTGCTTTATTCCCATGCACGTTGGGTCGGGCGACGCCGCGTCCATGGCGACTTTCCTTGGGTGCCCCATCTCCTCCTTCCCTCAGCCCTACCTAGGGCTGCCGCTCTCGCCCACCAAACTTCCTGCCTCTGCTTTTGCCCCCTTGTCCTCTCCTTTGATCGTAGGCTTTCTGGCTGGCGTGCGCATCTTCTGTCCTCTGGGG GAGGGCGGCTTCGGCATCAAGGATCTCCACCGGCAGAACAGGTGCTTGCTCCTCAACGTTGTCCATAAATTACACCAATCTAACCCCCTGCCCTGGAAAACTTGGTTCTACTCTCACACAGGTCGTGACTTGGGGGATTTCTCCGCCTCCCCCTCGTTCCTGGAGAAGATCGTCGCTGAGTGTCTTCCCCTCTGCTGTGCCATCACCAGGGCGACAGTGGTGGACGGCCACTCCACGTCCTTCTGGATGGATAAGTGGCTCCCCGGGGATATGCTTGCGACGCGCTTCCCCGCCCTTTTCTCCCACGGcacccgccgccatgcctcggtgGCCACGGTGGTCTCGCAGGGGCTGGGCCTGCAGACTCGCCTTACTGCCGCGGCGGAGTCCGAGCTCCTTGTGATTCGCCGCTTCATCGACGGCACCTCACTTCGAGGAGGACCTGATCGCCGCGCCATCGACTCTCCCTTGACCCCCAGGTTCTCCTCGCGCGAGGCCTACCGCGCCCTCTCGTCGGTGCGCCCCTTCgacactaccgcacgcttgacctGGTCCCTCCGGATCCCTACCAAGGTCAAGATCTTCGCGTACCTCGTCGACATCGACCGCCTGAGCACTCGGGTGAACCTCTTCTACAAGAGTTGCGCCCCCTCCGACATATGTGCCGCCTGCACCTCCCCTGAGACTGGGAGGCACCTGTTCTTCGACTGTCACGTTTCTGCGGCGATCTGGGGTCGGCTGGATGTCCCAATCCCAGCGGGCAGTTTCTCCATCTAG